The following coding sequences are from one uncultured Desulfobacter sp. window:
- a CDS encoding ABC transporter ATP-binding protein, with protein MNKPILEVKNLTMDFGGLRAINSLDLTINQGEIAALIGPNGAGKTTFFNCITGIYTPTQGDIFIRPNGDDSTKERINGLKPNLVTRKGLARTFQNIRLFASMTVLENVMIGCYPVTKAGILGAIFRGPATRAEEQFIVDKSYEILKKIGLETYVDELALNLPYGAQRRLEIARAMATDPFLLLLDEPAAGMNPKETEALNELILKLRDEEKISILLIEHDMKLVMTLSENIFVVDYGKKIGEGTPDLVLNNPAVIKAYLGEEIDA; from the coding sequence ATGAATAAACCTATTCTGGAAGTTAAAAATCTGACCATGGATTTCGGCGGACTCCGGGCCATCAACAGCCTGGATCTGACCATCAACCAGGGGGAAATTGCCGCGCTGATCGGTCCGAATGGCGCAGGGAAAACCACGTTTTTCAACTGCATCACAGGCATTTATACCCCCACCCAGGGAGATATTTTTATCAGGCCCAACGGGGATGATTCCACCAAAGAACGCATCAACGGACTCAAACCCAATCTGGTGACCCGCAAGGGCCTGGCCCGGACATTTCAAAATATCCGCTTGTTTGCCTCCATGACGGTTTTGGAAAATGTCATGATCGGATGTTACCCGGTCACAAAGGCAGGAATCCTTGGCGCCATTTTCAGGGGCCCTGCCACCCGGGCCGAAGAGCAGTTTATCGTGGATAAAAGCTACGAAATATTAAAAAAAATCGGGCTTGAAACCTATGTGGATGAACTAGCCCTGAACCTGCCCTACGGCGCCCAGCGGCGTCTGGAAATTGCCAGGGCCATGGCCACTGATCCGTTCCTGCTTCTTCTGGACGAACCTGCGGCCGGCATGAATCCCAAAGAGACCGAGGCCCTGAACGAATTGATTTTAAAATTAAGGGACGAAGAAAAGATCTCCATACTTTTGATTGAACACGACATGAAACTGGTCATGACCCTGTCCGAAAACATTTTCGTGGTGGATTACGGTAAAAAAATCGGTGAGGGCACCCCGGACCTGGTCCTGAATAATCCGGCGGTCATCAAGGCGTACCTGGGAGAAGAGATAGATGCTTAA
- a CDS encoding 4Fe-4S dicluster domain-containing protein: protein MNLGFLKPLRVCIAAAFFLLTAFLFLDIWETWVKTLSDQLLFLQFVPSFVKFIDHPAAAAAGFIVVLITALIFGRVYCSAVCPLGIFQDLVSRIFGGSAKALGKTRRPHRFQYCAPHSILQYSVLIVTLLFFFVGSGLPLNLLDPFSSFGRIVSNLFRPLVVLLNNWGATSAEALGVHALYRVPWPVCAPVSVGIALVSLGTVAWMSARHGRLYCNSLCPVGTLLGLVSKFSLVKIGIEADSCRSCGRCAQGCKAGCIDVKNKSVDVDRCVACFNCLSVCPDKAMVFRPGFQSGRQIQHGKETIQNRRNFVLALAAGGFGMAVKRVHAEPKPLRIQARPTTISENRTSPLSPPGSVSIARYSTICTACHLCVSACPSRVLVPSVFSFGLSGILQPRMDFNAGHCNYDCTVCSDICPSGAILPLTVEKKQQTQVGTAKFIKENCVVYTDNTNCGACSEHCPTKAVHMVPYLNAIGRKLVIPEMDEAICVGCGGCEHACPTKPFKAIYVDGNPTHKTAQKPKEKKLEMDAGEDFPF, encoded by the coding sequence ATGAATCTTGGCTTTCTCAAGCCCTTGCGGGTCTGTATTGCCGCTGCCTTTTTTTTGCTAACGGCGTTTCTCTTTTTGGATATATGGGAGACATGGGTAAAAACACTTTCTGATCAGCTGTTGTTTTTGCAGTTTGTGCCTTCTTTTGTTAAATTTATAGACCACCCGGCAGCTGCGGCAGCCGGGTTTATTGTTGTTCTCATTACAGCTCTGATATTCGGCCGGGTCTATTGTTCAGCCGTTTGCCCTTTGGGCATATTCCAGGATCTGGTTTCCCGCATTTTTGGGGGCAGCGCAAAGGCCCTGGGAAAAACAAGGCGACCCCATAGATTCCAATATTGTGCACCCCACAGTATCCTGCAGTATTCAGTATTGATCGTTACCCTGTTGTTCTTTTTTGTGGGAAGCGGCCTGCCGCTCAACCTGCTTGACCCTTTCAGCAGTTTCGGCAGAATCGTCTCAAATTTGTTTAGACCTCTTGTGGTCTTGCTGAACAATTGGGGGGCGACGTCGGCAGAGGCTTTGGGCGTCCATGCCCTTTACCGTGTTCCGTGGCCGGTCTGCGCCCCTGTTTCTGTTGGCATTGCCCTGGTTTCTCTGGGTACGGTAGCATGGATGAGCGCCCGGCACGGCCGCCTTTACTGCAACAGCCTGTGTCCTGTGGGAACCTTGCTGGGCCTGGTTTCAAAATTTTCCCTGGTGAAAATCGGTATTGAAGCCGATTCCTGCCGGTCATGCGGCCGATGTGCGCAAGGCTGCAAGGCCGGATGCATTGATGTGAAAAACAAAAGCGTGGATGTCGATCGTTGTGTTGCCTGCTTTAACTGTCTTTCCGTCTGCCCGGACAAAGCTATGGTATTCCGGCCCGGGTTTCAATCAGGGCGACAGATTCAGCATGGAAAAGAGACCATCCAAAACCGCAGGAACTTCGTACTTGCCTTGGCGGCCGGTGGGTTCGGCATGGCTGTAAAGCGTGTCCATGCCGAACCCAAACCCCTTCGGATACAAGCCAGGCCCACCACCATTTCTGAAAACAGAACCAGCCCGCTGTCACCGCCGGGTTCGGTCAGCATTGCCAGATATAGCACCATCTGTACCGCCTGCCATCTATGCGTTTCTGCCTGCCCCTCCCGGGTCCTTGTGCCTTCGGTCTTTTCATTCGGCCTGTCCGGTATATTGCAGCCACGGATGGATTTCAACGCCGGCCACTGCAACTATGACTGCACCGTTTGTTCAGATATCTGTCCCAGCGGTGCCATTCTGCCTTTGACGGTGGAAAAAAAGCAGCAGACCCAGGTGGGAACGGCAAAATTCATCAAGGAAAACTGCGTGGTCTATACCGACAATACCAATTGCGGGGCGTGCTCCGAACATTGTCCCACGAAGGCGGTGCACATGGTCCCCTATCTGAATGCCATCGGCCGCAAGCTGGTCATCCCCGAGATGGATGAAGCCATCTGCGTGGGGTGCGGCGGATGTGAGCATGCCTGCCCCACAAAACCCTTCAAAGCCATCTATGTGGACGGCAATCCAACCCACAAAACTGCCCAAAAACCGAAAGAAAAAAAGTTGGAGATGGATGCCGGTGAGGACTTTCCTTTTTAA
- a CDS encoding VOC family protein, producing MKFTIDHFNINVLNLEKSMAFYEKALGLIELNRKTAVDGSYIIVYLTDNQSGNKLELTWLKDRKTPYDLGDEEFHIAFKTDDFDGAHALHEKMGCICYENNEMGIYFINDPDGYWLEVVPVR from the coding sequence GTGAAATTCACAATTGATCATTTCAATATTAACGTATTGAACCTGGAAAAGAGTATGGCCTTTTATGAAAAAGCGCTGGGGTTGATAGAGCTGAACAGAAAAACGGCCGTTGACGGTTCTTATATCATCGTCTATTTGACGGATAATCAGTCCGGCAATAAACTGGAACTGACCTGGCTCAAAGATCGAAAAACCCCTTACGATCTTGGCGACGAAGAGTTTCACATCGCATTTAAAACAGACGATTTTGACGGGGCCCACGCCCTGCATGAGAAGATGGGGTGTATCTGTTATGAAAATAATGAGATGGGCATCTATTTTATCAATGATCCCGACGGTTACTGGCTTGAAGTTGTGCCGGTAAGATGA
- a CDS encoding ABC transporter ATP-binding protein, whose amino-acid sequence MLKIKNVDTYYGNIQALKNISMDVREGEIITLIGANGAGKSTTLMTLCGVVPAAGGTIEFQGQNITGMPADRIAALGISQVPEGRRIFPYLTVMENLDMGTFLRKDKGQIKKDLEHMFELFPILADRRNQQGGTLSGGEQQMLAISRAIMTKPKLLLLDEPSLGLAPIITKRIFNIIKKINQEYKTTIFLVEQNANLALKVADRGYVMETGTITMTDTGDKLLADEAVKKAYLGM is encoded by the coding sequence ATGCTTAAGATCAAAAATGTAGACACCTATTACGGCAACATCCAGGCCCTAAAAAACATCAGCATGGATGTCCGGGAAGGCGAGATCATCACCCTGATCGGGGCCAATGGTGCCGGAAAATCCACAACCCTGATGACCCTGTGCGGGGTAGTGCCCGCCGCCGGCGGAACCATTGAATTCCAGGGGCAGAATATCACCGGCATGCCGGCTGACCGGATTGCGGCCTTAGGCATCAGCCAGGTGCCCGAAGGCCGGAGAATCTTTCCCTATCTGACGGTCATGGAAAATCTGGACATGGGGACCTTTCTGAGAAAGGATAAGGGTCAAATTAAAAAAGATTTGGAACACATGTTTGAGCTGTTTCCCATTCTGGCGGACCGAAGGAATCAGCAGGGCGGCACCCTAAGCGGGGGAGAACAGCAGATGCTCGCCATCTCCCGGGCCATCATGACCAAGCCCAAACTGCTGCTGCTTGATGAACCCTCCCTTGGGCTCGCCCCCATCATCACCAAACGGATTTTCAATATTATCAAAAAAATCAACCAGGAATATAAAACCACCATCTTTTTAGTCGAACAAAACGCCAACCTGGCCCTGAAGGTGGCGGACCGGGGATATGTGATGGAGACCGGCACCATCACCATGACCGACACAGGAGACAAACTTCTGGCCGACGAAGCGGTCAAAAAAGCATACCTCGGCATGTAA
- the ychF gene encoding redox-regulated ATPase YchF yields the protein MQLNCGIVGLPNVGKSTIFSALTSAPAESANYPFCTIEPNVGIVEVPDKRLGMISEFITPKKLIPAVVEFVDIAGLVKGASKGEGLGNKFLGHIRQVGAIIHVVRCFDDDDIVHVNGVVDPASDIETIGIELALADLETVLKRQDNLVKQMKSHDKKISEKAKAADPILKQISNALEEGRPARSVELDQTQKELISDLHLITMKQQLYCCNVNEDGLDSDNEYVKKVKALARKDDSKVVVISGKLESEIADLDSQEEKNEFLEAAGLEESGLDQLIRTGYDMLGLNTYFTAGEKEVRAWTFPEGCKAPQAAEIIHTDFERGFIRAESYHCTDLFEYKSEVKLKEAGKIRLEGKEYQVRDGDVLNFRFNV from the coding sequence ATGCAATTAAACTGTGGAATCGTTGGGCTCCCCAATGTGGGGAAATCAACTATATTCTCAGCGCTTACATCTGCACCTGCAGAAAGCGCAAACTACCCGTTTTGCACAATTGAACCCAACGTGGGCATTGTGGAGGTTCCGGATAAACGCCTTGGGATGATCTCTGAATTTATTACGCCCAAAAAACTGATACCCGCGGTTGTTGAGTTTGTTGATATCGCAGGTCTGGTCAAAGGTGCTTCCAAAGGAGAAGGGCTGGGAAATAAGTTTTTAGGTCATATCAGACAGGTGGGTGCAATCATCCATGTGGTTCGTTGTTTTGATGACGATGATATTGTTCATGTGAACGGGGTTGTGGATCCTGCAAGTGATATAGAAACAATTGGAATTGAACTTGCGTTAGCTGACCTTGAAACGGTTCTAAAAAGGCAGGATAATCTTGTCAAGCAGATGAAGTCCCACGACAAGAAAATATCGGAAAAAGCAAAGGCTGCTGATCCGATTTTAAAGCAGATATCAAACGCCCTTGAAGAGGGCCGGCCCGCCCGAAGTGTTGAACTTGATCAAACTCAAAAAGAGCTGATTTCAGATCTCCATCTCATTACCATGAAACAGCAGCTTTATTGCTGCAATGTAAATGAAGATGGGCTGGATTCCGACAATGAATATGTTAAAAAGGTAAAGGCACTTGCCCGGAAAGATGATTCTAAGGTGGTTGTCATATCTGGAAAATTAGAATCCGAGATTGCAGATCTTGACTCCCAGGAAGAAAAAAATGAATTTCTCGAAGCTGCCGGGCTCGAGGAATCCGGGCTTGATCAGCTTATCCGCACAGGGTATGACATGCTCGGATTAAACACTTACTTTACAGCCGGTGAAAAAGAAGTCCGGGCCTGGACTTTTCCTGAAGGCTGCAAGGCGCCCCAGGCTGCCGAAATCATCCATACCGATTTTGAACGGGGATTTATCAGGGCGGAGTCATATCATTGTACCGATCTTTTTGAATATAAATCCGAGGTAAAATTAAAAGAAGCCGGTAAGATTCGTCTTGAAGGTAAAGAATATCAAGTGCGGGACGGTGATGTGCTTAATTTTAGATTTAATGTTTGA
- a CDS encoding DUF362 domain-containing protein, translating into MDKMDRRDFLKKTIGGGIAAGSTLAFPGVGKLWAAPKGQTYDLVAVRGGDPDQMFDTAIASLGGIQQFVPRGSRVLVKPNIGWDVPPDRGGNTHPALVGRIVERCMSAGANAVSVFDHTCDNWRRCYTNSGIEAAVKAAGGKMVSADSEGYYKTVSVPRGQRLKTAKVHEVLLDADIFINVPVLKHHSSAMVTIGMKNLMGVVWDRWYWHRNDLHQCIADFASFRKPDLTVVDAYNVMKRNGPRGVSVNDVVAMKAQVVSTDPVAADAAGAKLFGTEPADIRHIRIASDMNLGQMNLENLSINRIRI; encoded by the coding sequence ATGGATAAAATGGATCGACGGGATTTTTTAAAAAAAACCATCGGCGGTGGAATTGCTGCAGGCTCAACCCTTGCGTTCCCCGGGGTGGGAAAACTTTGGGCAGCCCCAAAGGGTCAAACCTATGACCTGGTGGCGGTACGGGGCGGCGACCCGGACCAAATGTTCGACACGGCCATTGCCTCTCTGGGCGGCATACAGCAATTTGTGCCCAGGGGCAGCCGGGTTTTGGTCAAGCCCAATATCGGCTGGGACGTGCCGCCGGATCGGGGCGGCAACACCCATCCGGCCCTTGTGGGGCGTATTGTTGAGCGCTGCATGTCCGCAGGGGCCAACGCCGTGTCCGTATTTGACCATACCTGCGACAACTGGCGGCGCTGTTATACAAACAGCGGCATTGAGGCGGCCGTAAAGGCGGCCGGCGGAAAAATGGTTTCCGCAGACAGCGAAGGCTACTATAAAACAGTTTCCGTGCCCCGGGGACAACGGCTCAAAACGGCCAAGGTTCATGAGGTGCTCCTGGACGCGGATATATTTATCAATGTCCCGGTGCTCAAGCACCACAGTTCGGCCATGGTCACCATCGGCATGAAAAATCTCATGGGCGTGGTGTGGGACCGCTGGTACTGGCACCGCAATGATCTTCACCAGTGCATTGCCGATTTTGCTTCCTTTCGCAAACCCGATCTAACGGTGGTGGATGCCTACAACGTCATGAAGCGAAACGGCCCCAGGGGGGTGTCCGTTAACGATGTGGTCGCCATGAAGGCTCAGGTTGTTTCTACTGATCCGGTGGCGGCCGATGCGGCCGGGGCAAAACTGTTCGGTACAGAGCCTGCCGATATCCGCCATATCCGGATCGCCTCGGATATGAATCTTGGGCAGATGAACCTGGAAAATCTGTCCATCAACCGGATCAGGATTTAA
- the livM gene encoding high-affinity branched-chain amino acid ABC transporter permease LivM, translating into MNLLQELKHSTIAAVWFMFLTFPIMVIKVNTVTKTIEWRWWNMAFIGIAFFFLSALWRYLLKRKEKNTGKIGADKKLSVVRKRLAEKRFFIPAMVLLIIATLAFPYTFSMYQTTIMISALIYVMLGLGLNIVIGLAGLLDLGYVAFFAVGAYAYALLNLHFGMTFWMVLPLGGLLGAVMGLILGYPVLRLRGDYLAIVTLGFGEIIRLVLENWNAFSKGPSGIANIPKPGLFGIDLTFQQNFIYLYYIMVALVIFTIFVINRLQNSRIGRAWIALKDDEIACQAMGIDKAGTKLRAFALGATWAGMAGVVFAAKTTFINPASFTIWESVIILCTVVLGGMGSIAGVICGALMLILLPEYLRAVSEYRMIVFGAVLVLMMVFKPGGLIENVRKTYHYKEHEHMTEQ; encoded by the coding sequence ATGAATCTGTTACAAGAACTCAAACATTCCACCATCGCAGCGGTCTGGTTTATGTTCCTGACCTTTCCCATCATGGTGATCAAAGTCAATACCGTCACCAAAACCATTGAGTGGCGCTGGTGGAATATGGCCTTTATCGGCATTGCCTTTTTTTTCCTCTCCGCCCTGTGGCGCTACCTGCTCAAACGCAAAGAAAAAAATACGGGAAAAATCGGAGCGGACAAAAAACTTTCTGTTGTCAGAAAACGTCTGGCCGAAAAACGATTCTTTATTCCTGCAATGGTTTTGTTGATCATTGCCACCCTGGCGTTTCCCTACACCTTTTCCATGTACCAGACCACCATCATGATCTCAGCATTAATTTATGTGATGCTGGGGTTGGGACTGAACATCGTCATCGGGCTGGCCGGCCTTCTGGATCTGGGATATGTGGCCTTTTTTGCGGTGGGTGCATACGCCTATGCGCTTTTGAATCTGCATTTCGGCATGACCTTCTGGATGGTGCTGCCCCTGGGCGGCCTCCTGGGAGCTGTTATGGGCCTTATCCTTGGATATCCCGTGCTTCGCCTGAGGGGAGACTATCTGGCCATTGTGACCCTGGGCTTTGGTGAAATCATTCGCCTGGTGCTTGAGAACTGGAATGCCTTTTCCAAGGGTCCCAGCGGCATTGCCAATATCCCCAAACCGGGTCTGTTCGGCATTGATCTGACATTCCAGCAGAACTTTATTTATCTCTATTATATTATGGTGGCCCTGGTTATTTTTACCATATTTGTGATCAACCGGCTGCAGAACTCCCGGATCGGACGGGCCTGGATCGCCCTGAAAGATGATGAAATCGCCTGCCAGGCCATGGGCATTGACAAGGCAGGAACCAAACTGCGCGCCTTTGCCCTGGGCGCCACCTGGGCCGGCATGGCCGGCGTTGTGTTTGCCGCCAAAACCACATTTATCAATCCAGCCAGTTTCACCATCTGGGAATCGGTCATCATTTTATGTACTGTGGTGCTGGGCGGTATGGGCTCCATTGCCGGTGTTATTTGCGGTGCCTTGATGCTGATCTTGCTGCCTGAGTATCTCCGGGCCGTCTCTGAATACAGGATGATTGTTTTTGGCGCCGTCCTGGTGCTGATGATGGTTTTTAAACCCGGCGGACTGATTGAAAACGTCAGAAAAACCTATCATTACAAAGAACATGAACATATGACTGAGCAATAG
- a CDS encoding branched-chain amino acid ABC transporter permease LivH (LivHMGF is the membrane component of the LIV-I/LS branched-chain amino acid transporter), translating to MDYEFFLKLFLGGLTRGSIYALIALGYTMVYGIIELINFAHGEIYMIGAFTALIISTVLTMSGFPALAVALIAAAAAVFYACCYGYTMEKIAYKPLRKAPRLSALISAIGMSLFLQNYVLLAQTSDFLPFPSLIPDFEFWEPYAHIMSAPELAIIVTTVIVMIGLTFLIKFTPIGKAMRATSQDKTMAMLLGVNVNRVISLTFIIGSGTAAIGGMLIASHIGQINFYMGFIAGIKAFVAAVLGGIGSIPGAVLGSLVLGWTESFFTGYISSDYEDVFAFLFLVLILIFRPSGILGRAETKKV from the coding sequence ATGGATTATGAATTTTTTTTAAAACTGTTCCTGGGCGGATTGACCCGGGGCAGTATCTATGCCTTGATTGCCCTGGGGTACACCATGGTATACGGCATAATTGAACTGATTAACTTTGCCCATGGTGAAATATATATGATCGGTGCCTTTACCGCGCTGATCATCTCCACGGTTTTGACCATGTCCGGCTTTCCGGCCCTGGCCGTCGCGCTGATTGCGGCAGCGGCCGCTGTGTTTTATGCCTGCTGCTACGGGTATACCATGGAAAAAATTGCCTACAAGCCCCTGCGCAAGGCGCCACGACTATCCGCACTGATCAGCGCCATCGGCATGTCGCTATTTCTTCAAAATTATGTGCTGCTTGCCCAGACTTCGGATTTTCTGCCCTTTCCCAGCCTGATTCCCGATTTTGAATTCTGGGAGCCCTATGCACACATCATGTCTGCTCCGGAGCTTGCCATTATCGTCACCACAGTGATCGTCATGATCGGATTGACTTTTTTGATCAAATTTACCCCCATCGGCAAAGCCATGCGGGCCACCTCCCAGGATAAAACCATGGCCATGCTGCTTGGCGTCAATGTCAACCGGGTCATCTCCTTAACCTTTATCATCGGGTCCGGCACAGCGGCCATCGGGGGCATGCTCATTGCTTCCCACATCGGTCAGATTAATTTTTACATGGGATTCATTGCCGGTATCAAAGCCTTTGTGGCAGCCGTGTTAGGCGGCATCGGCAGTATTCCCGGCGCTGTTTTAGGTTCCCTTGTTCTGGGATGGACAGAGAGTTTTTTCACCGGTTACATCTCCAGTGATTATGAAGATGTATTTGCCTTTTTATTCCTGGTTCTGATCCTTATTTTCAGGCCTTCTGGAATTTTAGGCCGGGCGGAAACCAAAAAAGTTTAA
- a CDS encoding branched-chain amino acid ABC transporter substrate-binding protein, with protein MKKILFVMGCLLAACLAVTLGTRKAEARTIKLGVAGAHSGDLASYGLPSVNAAKLVVKKINANGGILGQQVELLVEDDACKPEIAGNTAMKVVSDGVDVVMGHICSGATKAALGIYKDAKIVTMSPSATNPDLTLSGEYPNFFRTIPHDAKQAQLQVKFATQTLKVKNVVILHDKGDYGKGQGELAQKYFKEAGVNILLFEGVTPGAVDYSAIVTKVEKAQPDLVVWGGYHPEASKIVTLMRKQRLDTLFMGADGVKDDTFIKVAGEYAEGVYATGPMDISGNPMAKTAKEEHQQAFGSDPGAFFDAAYAATQALLNAIEKAGSTDYDKVVQALRTEYVETPLGKIRFDENGDATGIGFSVYRVVNGQFVEEK; from the coding sequence ATGAAAAAAATTTTGTTTGTAATGGGCTGTCTATTGGCTGCATGCCTGGCAGTTACCTTGGGAACCAGAAAAGCAGAGGCCCGGACAATTAAACTCGGGGTTGCCGGTGCCCATTCAGGTGACCTTGCATCCTATGGACTCCCGTCAGTGAATGCGGCCAAGCTGGTTGTCAAAAAGATCAATGCCAACGGCGGTATATTAGGCCAACAGGTTGAATTGCTTGTTGAAGACGATGCATGTAAACCTGAAATTGCCGGTAACACGGCAATGAAAGTGGTTTCAGACGGCGTTGACGTTGTCATGGGCCATATCTGCTCCGGGGCCACCAAGGCGGCGCTTGGTATTTACAAAGACGCTAAAATCGTTACCATGTCTCCGTCCGCCACCAATCCGGACCTGACATTGTCCGGTGAATATCCCAACTTTTTCAGAACCATCCCCCATGACGCCAAACAGGCCCAGCTCCAGGTCAAATTTGCCACCCAAACCCTTAAGGTTAAAAACGTCGTCATCCTCCATGACAAAGGGGATTACGGCAAAGGCCAGGGAGAGCTTGCCCAAAAATACTTCAAAGAAGCCGGTGTGAATATTCTGCTGTTTGAAGGGGTTACCCCGGGTGCCGTGGACTATTCGGCCATTGTTACCAAAGTGGAAAAAGCCCAGCCTGACCTGGTGGTCTGGGGCGGCTACCATCCGGAAGCCTCCAAAATCGTTACCCTGATGAGAAAACAAAGACTGGACACCCTGTTCATGGGTGCTGACGGCGTAAAAGATGACACCTTTATCAAGGTTGCCGGGGAGTATGCTGAAGGCGTATATGCCACAGGTCCCATGGATATTTCCGGCAACCCCATGGCAAAGACGGCAAAAGAGGAACACCAGCAAGCGTTTGGTTCAGATCCGGGTGCCTTTTTTGACGCGGCGTATGCGGCGACCCAGGCCCTGCTCAATGCCATAGAAAAAGCCGGTTCTACGGACTATGACAAGGTGGTTCAAGCCCTGAGAACAGAATACGTTGAAACCCCCCTGGGCAAAATCCGCTTTGACGAAAATGGTGATGCCACAGGTATCGGCTTTTCCGTATACAGAGTGGTCAATGGCCAATTTGTTGAAGAAAAGTAG
- a CDS encoding aminopeptidase P family protein, which yields MNTHDKISLLRQKMDKAGVSAVIIPNADPHQSEYLAEHWQALKWLTGFSGSAGTAVVTKTAAGMWTDFRYWIQAASQLDDFELFRQGDADVPNFDTWLSRALSGTDRVALDGKMISAAQAGKLKKKLGHTGIVLDTTMDLISELWQDRPPKPQTPAFELDTAYAGESRKEKFSRIRKKMADSCADCHVLAALDDIAWTFNLRGADIHSNPVNLAFALITETKISLFMDSVKVSEALETALGADGVAVFDYDDFYETILNLDTTSKVLVDPERISDFIYQAIGTRAQIIERPNPSVMFKCLKNKVEISHIRETAVKDGRAVVNFLHWLGTSDEPKTEISTAEQLLNFRKEESDFIHPSFDSIMAFKEHSAICHYSAVPDTDLPLGTDGMFLTDSGGNYLTGTTDITRTVHLGSPTRQEIRDYTLVLKAHIAVATARFPATARGYQIDAMARRHLWQQGLDFGHGTGHGVGFFLCVHEGPARLSALPVDIALRPGMLLTNEPGLYREGRHGIRLENMVLVTEDRETQFGKFLTFENMTFCHFERNLMDKSMLSTQEVSWINAYHKMVYDRLAPGLDGPVRRWLGEKTNAL from the coding sequence TTGAACACACACGATAAAATAAGCCTGCTGAGACAAAAAATGGATAAAGCCGGGGTCAGTGCCGTGATTATTCCCAATGCAGACCCCCACCAAAGCGAATACCTGGCCGAACACTGGCAAGCTTTAAAATGGCTGACCGGCTTTTCAGGGTCCGCCGGTACGGCGGTGGTGACAAAAACAGCGGCCGGCATGTGGACCGATTTTCGCTATTGGATCCAGGCCGCGTCCCAGTTGGACGATTTTGAACTATTCAGGCAGGGAGATGCCGATGTTCCCAACTTTGACACATGGCTGAGCCGGGCCTTGTCCGGTACCGACCGTGTTGCCCTGGATGGAAAAATGATCTCCGCGGCCCAGGCCGGCAAACTCAAAAAAAAACTGGGACACACGGGCATTGTTTTGGACACGACCATGGATCTGATTTCCGAGCTCTGGCAGGATCGGCCGCCCAAGCCCCAGACCCCGGCTTTTGAGCTGGACACCGCCTATGCCGGGGAATCCCGGAAAGAAAAATTTTCCCGCATACGCAAAAAAATGGCAGACAGCTGCGCCGACTGCCATGTGCTGGCCGCCCTGGATGACATTGCCTGGACGTTTAATCTCCGGGGGGCAGACATCCACTCTAATCCGGTGAACCTGGCTTTTGCTCTGATAACCGAAACTAAAATCAGTTTGTTCATGGATTCCGTCAAAGTCAGTGAGGCGCTTGAAACTGCCCTTGGCGCCGATGGCGTAGCCGTGTTTGACTACGACGATTTTTATGAAACGATCCTTAACCTGGATACAACATCCAAAGTACTTGTTGACCCCGAACGGATTTCTGATTTTATTTACCAGGCCATTGGGACGCGCGCACAGATTATTGAGCGGCCCAATCCATCGGTCATGTTTAAATGCCTGAAAAATAAAGTAGAAATCTCCCATATTCGCGAAACCGCAGTCAAAGATGGCCGGGCCGTGGTCAATTTTCTGCACTGGCTTGGTACAAGCGATGAGCCGAAAACCGAAATATCAACGGCAGAACAGCTTTTAAATTTTCGCAAAGAAGAGTCGGACTTTATCCACCCCTCCTTTGACTCGATCATGGCGTTCAAGGAACATTCAGCGATCTGCCATTACAGTGCCGTCCCTGATACGGATCTACCCCTGGGCACTGACGGCATGTTTCTGACCGACTCCGGCGGCAATTACCTGACCGGCACGACGGACATTACGCGCACCGTGCATTTGGGATCACCGACACGTCAGGAGATCCGGGATTACACCCTGGTGCTCAAGGCCCACATTGCCGTTGCAACGGCACGGTTTCCGGCCACAGCCAGGGGATACCAGATTGATGCCATGGCCCGCCGGCATTTATGGCAGCAGGGACTGGACTTCGGTCACGGGACAGGTCACGGCGTGGGATTTTTCCTTTGCGTACACGAAGGCCCGGCACGTTTAAGCGCATTGCCGGTGGATATCGCCCTTAGACCCGGCATGCTTTTGACCAACGAACCGGGGCTTTACCGGGAGGGCCGGCACGGCATCCGGCTTGAAAACATGGTGCTGGTCACCGAAGACCGGGAAACTCAGTTCGGCAAATTTTTAACATTTGAAAACATGACCTTCTGCCATTTTGAGCGCAATCTTATGGATAAATCCATGCTCAGCACCCAGGAAGTCAGCTGGATCAATGCATATCACAAAATGGTTTATGACCGGCTTGCACCAGGCCTTGATGGTCCGGTCCGTCGATGGCTTGGGGAAAAGACCAACGCGCTTTAA